A window of Camelus ferus isolate YT-003-E chromosome 1, BCGSAC_Cfer_1.0, whole genome shotgun sequence genomic DNA:
ATGACCTTCTGGAGCACGTGCCCCCAGAGTCCGTGGACGTTGTCATGTTGATATTTGTGCTCTCTGCGGTTCACCCTGATAAGATGCACCTAGTCTTACAGAACATTTACAAGGTCGGTGATGGGGAGCCTGGGCTGGAGAGTCAGACATCCTgatctttccccctcccccccttctgaggctcagagtctCCCCACTGAGGTGGGCTGTGTGTCAGTATATGGAAAGAGGTTCTACACAAAACATCCACCCTGAATCTGATTTGCCTGATGGCCACCGCTGCCCTTCAGAGCTTGGCCAGTCTCAGAGCAGGGACGGTTTTGCAGCTTCCTGGGCTCTTGGAGTCCTGCCATAAAGTGAGAGGCTGAGGTCCCGTGGACAAGAGCtcacagctggaggcagagccctAGAGTCAAAATGTGGCTTCCCGACATAGGCGAGTTCCTTTACCTCCCCAAGCCTCCGTTTCATTACCTGTAGAACGTTCAGATAATAGTGCCTAGATCTTAGGATTTGGAGGAGATTATATGAGATCTGTACTAAGTACTTAGCACCATGCCTGGAATGTGGTAAGTGCTCTTTCAAAGTCAGCCATTgtggggagggcgtagctcatgggtggagtgtgtgcttagcaggcaccgggtcctgggttcagcccccagtccctccatgaaAGTCAGCCATTGTTCCTGCCGTCATTGTTATTAGGAGGGGGAGAACCCAAACTGCTGGGGCCGCCGGGAGGCTGCCACCACACTCAGGAAGTAAAGTGTCACTCCTAAGTCACGTGACCCAGGGCAGGCCCCTCATcatccttcctgggcctcagctttcttgTCTGTTAAAGGGGGATGCCTCTCATGGAGTTATCATGAGAGGCAGGTGAGATCCCACATGAGGTTTTTTGTCCACTGTAATAGTGCTCTCTGATATATAGTTGGTAAcagtgtttattgttttaagatCAACCAAAtcaagaaatgattttaaaagaatagcatGTTCGCACTGTAAACAGTTTactataactttaaaaatgttggtGCCCACTTAACTGTTCTTTTAGGGCAGAGTCAAGTCTTTTGCTCTGAGTATGGGGCCGTTTGTCTTTCCTACGTGGGCCACACATACAATAGAGTTTTCGTTTCTCTAAAAGTAGAACGAGAACTTAAAAGCAATTGGTAAGTAATATGAGGGAAGATTCTTTTATATGTTAACCCAGACTTCCACAGTCGACCCTCCCACGCCTGATTAAACAGCAGTTTGTTCAGTGCGCAGTCACGCCCTCGCAGTGGGGGACGTGCTGAGTCTTACCGTGCCTTTGAGTAGCAGCCCTTTGCCCTTTGTATTACGGGTATGTTGGTCCGGCCCCTTTCCTGACCGTCACAAATGCATGTTATCTTAGTCCCTAGActaatcagattttattttacagCAGGCCTTGTTTGACTGGGCCCCCAGAGTTATGTGCAGTCCGTTGTGTTTCGTAGGTGTTAAAGCCAGGCAAAAGCGTCTTGTTTCGCGACTATGGGCTCTATGATCATGCCATGCTTAGGTTTAAAGCCGGCAGCAAACTTGCAGAAAACTTCTATGTTAGACAGGATGGAACCAGATCGTATTTCTTCACTGATGGTAAGCCTGAGGGGATCTGTCTTTATTCCTGTTTACTTGATTGTATTATCACTGTGGCAccgggtggggtgggagcagctCTACTCCACACACAGGCCACTTACCCAGCGCCAGCTGTCAGCTCACAAGCCTCCTCTGGTGACAGCGTCTAGTGACTGAGCTGAGTTCGTGGATAGGCTTGGACACGCCATGTGGACCACCTGCCAGGAGCTAtgctgaggggcagagggcaAACCAGGCTCTTCAGTAAAGCAGGTAGGGCCGTACAGTGCCATGAGGTTAGGCACAAAGGCAAGaaatctttttctgtaaaaatgattGACTCTTTTTAACTACACAAACTTGATATAGAGGGGTCTTTAAAGGATCATTTTTGATCGGAAAACCGTCCAAACACcgaacattattttattttaggtattttgAACAATAATTTTAAGCCTGTTTAATACAGGCAGACATCATTTTATTACACTTTGCAGATAATTGTGTTTTTCTCCAGttggaggtttgtggcaaccctgtgccGAGCAGGtctgttggcaccatttttccaacagcatttgttcatttcatatctctgtcacattttggtaattctcacaatatttcaaactatttcattattattgtatttgctATGGTTACCTGTGAtgagtgatctttgatgttacttttGCGAAAAGATTTTGACTTGTTTTAGGCTCGTGATGGTtcgcaataaagtattttttaattcaggtaTGTACATTGTCTGTTTAGACATAgtgttattgcacacttaataaactacagtatagtataagcACGACTTTCACCCACACTGAGGACCAGAACATCCACGTGACTGCTTTATTGTCGTGTCTGCCCTTGTTGCAGTGGTCTGGACCAAACTCACAGTACCTCAGGGGGGCGCCTGTGATCTGGACCATATGATAATTGCCTTCTTaagctctgtttttttttgtttggttggttttttttacaacatttgtatttcttgaaATGAACTATTCTCTTAGattctaaaaataaagctaaaaacaaGTGATTACCAATAAAACTACGAAACAGTAAAAATGTcaggtgaaaattaaaaatttgttttaaagtttcagaTTCATGAAATCTGATTAAACCAACTGTAAGTAATTGAGAGGAGGCAGTAATGCCTACAGAGGGCTTCGGAACACATTCTTCGGAGCAATGCCTTCACAAGTCTTTGTTCCCGCTGCGTTGCCGGTCTGGTTGTTTCATTTAACTTGTAGGGATGTGTTATTTGGACTGGCTTTTCCTTAGGGTGTGTCACCATCGGGTGATTTTTCTCCCCACTCTGGTCACAGCTTCTCCTCCTTCGTGTTAAGACGGATGAGGCTCTCGATGTAGACAGATTGAACACACGCACACTTGGTACGAGTCCAGCCAGTTTAGAGTCATGTTTCTCACTCAGACTTTCATACTTGGGGAATCCTTGCAGGGCAAGGTGCGCTTCTCCAGGTCTTCCTCAAACTTTTTTTGGTTCCTGTTTAGTTGGGGGTTTCTGTTTGGGTGTAAGCCAGTGAGAAGTAGGAGTGTGTTAGCTTTCCAAAACAGAAGCTGCTTTAGCTTTCAGCACTGAGGTTCTCCTTCTGTTAAGGACGAGGCtctgggcccccaccccctcaccgcCGCTCCGTGGTGTGGTGGTGTCCAGCCTGCAAGCGCCGTCCATCTGCCTGTCTTCTAGACTTCCTGGCGCAGCTCTTTCTGGACACGGGCTACGAAGCAGAGGTGAATGAGTACGTGTTTCGTGAGACGGTGAATAAAAAAGAAGGCCTGCGTGTGCCCAGGGTTTTCCTTCAGAGCAAGTTCCGCAAGGCTCCCAAGAGCCCAGTTCCTGGGGACCCGGGCCTGGGCCGGGAGTCCTGACCTCTCCCGAGGTCGGCATCTGTGCCTCCCCTTGGAGAGGAAAGTTTAAAGTCACTCtatgtattttgtgtatttttatatcttaactttttaaaatgaggatatataatttttatattaaaaagcaaatgtgtGTGCATTATAGCAATGTAAATAAAATTGCAAGGCCTAAAAGGTAGTTTTATGGCATAACATATTTTAGCTGGTTTGTGTGAGATTCCACAGAGGACAGCGTAGGGCCCTGGCACTTAGATCCTCAGCATTTGTTACTCTGTGAGTGGGCCTCCCGGCAGCACGTCAGACAGCCCTGCAGAAAATGGGGCCAAACAGACGAAAATAGCACATCCATGTGTATTGTTAGCCTGAAGGATTGTTCTCTTTACTTCTCTTCCCATTGTCTcatatttgcccatttttctctgCTTCCGCTCATTCATGTGCCCTTCAAGACCAGTATTCCTCAGGTGCCACTTGTGGTCTCTCAAGAATGCCCTGTAGCTCCCTACCTCATTCTTGAGAGTCTCTGTAATTGGGCCAGTTTGTGGCCACCCTGCCCCgatggagagaggggaaggcCATCACCTGTCCCCATCCTCCCGATGCAGTGTTTCCAGGAAGACAGTGGACGGACTGTCCCAACCCCCACTGGGAAATGAGGAGGCAGTGGCTCGGAGGTAGTGACCACATGGCTAGTGTTGCAGTGGACCACGAGAAATCCTGAAATTGGTCCACTGACCTGTTCCCCAGGCATTCCCATATAAAGACTTTTTCTATAGAATATAAAATCAGAGTTCCTTTGCTCTGCTGACAAAAGTTAATCCTGTAAGCCTTTATGTTTCCCTTCTTGCAAAAGCTGTTTATGAGAACGTCTGTCTTCAGAGTTGTCTGGACTGCACATGCGGCCAGCTAGGGCGCTGAAACCCACCGCGTCAGAAGGGGGATGGTCCCCACgcggaggggctggggagcagtCATGGCCTTACGTCCCCGGCtcctggaagggagagggacaGGTGGTGGGCTCAGCACGCTCGCTGGGTGTCCTCCTGCCGTCTGTCCCTGACTTCTTGAGGGGGTGTCTCAAGGTCCGGGGAAGCAAGAGGAACCCCCTGTCTCCCGTTGGTCTGTTGCTTTACTTATTCTTCccccttctttttaaggctggaaGATGGCTGTCCCAGGTGAGAACAAATCTGATAAGGAATAGAACAGAGTTGTCTGTTGAAACCAACCTGTACAGAAggtggccctggggtgggggcggggtggggggtgtgggctCACAGGCCTCCTCACTGAGTGAGGGGCAAGCCCAGCCCCAGAGCAGTTGGTTAGGGGAGAGCCAcgaccagccccaggccccacatCCCGCCCCGGGCTCTTTGCTCTCAGCACCTCCCCCGTGAACCCACAGCCAGCTTCAGCCCAGAAGGCCGCTCAGCAGCCTCCACAGAGGTCCTTTCACTGTGCTCCACCAGGTCTGCCCAGTGTCACTTGGCTCCTAGTGGCTGAGCTGGATTAAAAACTGGACATTTAAAGTAGAcagtggggagcagggtggtGTCGCCATAACTGTGCCCAGatgaagacagaggagagggtCTTCTCTGGGTTGGGGGCCCCGGGAGTCCGGGAAAGCAAGGCCACGGCTGATTTAGTCGCAAAACTCTGACAGGATTTGCTACATCGTAGAGTACAGAGTCCACCAATATAGCCTTGTCTTCCCAGACAGAAAACAGCCCCGGAAAGGTAGTGAGTACCGGTTTCCAGTACTGCAGAAAGCAGCGGAAGTACCGCCGTGCTCTGTAGCGTGGTGTATATGCTGACACGCAGTCTAGCGCACAGGATGCCACATGGCGTAGACCGTGCACCATGCTCTGTGGTACCACGGGTTCCTGCCGAGTTTTTGATATATACTCCATCCAACACCGCTAATTATGTTACGCTGTTTGGAATATGAACATCTGGGCTCAAGTCCAGGACTCGCCCCAGACGTGTAGCCAACTTTCTTGAGCCCCGGGCTTCACGTTTCCAAGACCAAGGTCCTGCCACCACAGCACAGGCCGCTGCCGCCGTTCACCGAGCGCTCTGCTTACTGCACGGTTACCGTCAGGTGCTAGCTCCTTCTGTTCGATGGTATTCCTCAAGAAAACAACCTCTCCTGTGATTTTTAACCCAAACTTCTCTTCCGTCGTATTTAACATGGGGGCCTTTGAAAGGGCCCGGGATTTGGATGCACCACCACAAGGTGGCGCTAGGTGCCAGCGCTTCCCAtcggctgcccccaccccatcttgTTTGAGGTTAAAATGTGTCCATTCTTGTTGTCTTTGAAGAAAAATGCCTACAAATGTGTTTTCTGGGTCAGCTTTACCTCATAGGGTCATTGCTGGCCTCACTGGGGGGGTAAGAAGGCCAGGGTGCTTTTATCCAGCGTTCAGTCTGCACTGCCTATGGAAGGCAGCATTTTTAGGCTCTGACGGGGTCTGcagggcctccctcctcctcacccttgAACCGTTCTGTGGACTTGCTTTTCCTGCCGCCAGAGAAGAAAGCAAGCGAAGGGACTGCAGCGTGGACCCTTGTTTGCCTGGCACATCGTTCAGACGTTTGTGACAGCCTTTGCTCCCCTGTTTCACTGTCGTCAGTCATgagagggaagctgggaaataaaTCGTGTCTACCAACAGAGTGTTTTCCAGGACCGTGTTTGCTGTGGGGGCAAATATTTAACAGAAACTTACAGAGGCGCCACTACTGGAACCAAACGTTCCATCAGAAGTAAAATTAgctgttttttcacttttccttcctgcccttctcagGAGTGTAACATTTCACCAAATGGTGTTCAGTGGGTACCAGCCGGGCAGAGGGCCCTGTGGGGTGACTCTGGCGGGAGGACAGGGTGGGAGTGCGGGCACACCCCGAGAGGTGGTCCCGGCCGTATCGTCACTGAGCCAAAGTGAGATGGTGGGAAACCAACACAAACACTCGGCaccagaggaaagaaacaggaaggcaGGCCACGGGAACCCCAAGTGTGACAGCTGTCATCATTCGGAGAGGATATTTCCACATTTTCACAGTGGAGCGTCACCTGCTCTAGGCTGGGGCGCGGCCATGGAGACGAGAACGTGACAGCCAGCTCCTTCGGGGCATCTTCCCAGCATGTCTAGGAGAACATGGAGCCCAGCAAAACGAGGCAATTCCCAGAGGAGTACGGCTGCTGACAAAACGGTTAACTAATTAGAAATAAAACGGTTAACTAATTAGAAATAACCAAAAATTAAACTGAGACTCTTTTTTCCCTATCAAATGGATGAAGCTTGAACAATACTTCCATTGCTGGTAAAGAAACAGACTGATTATGGAGGTGCAGAAAGTGTGGCTTCTCTAAAACAGCACTGTCCACCAGAGTCCTCTGAAATGGTAGACGTGTCCTTGGTCTGCACTGTCCAATGTGGTAGccacaagccacatgtggctgttgaggaCAAAGTTAGTGGCCAATGCAGcagagaaagtgatttttaatgtaGGTGGGGTTTTTCTTGACAGGGggtatggggaggtaattatatttttatttattgtatttatttaaaaatttttttttaaatggaggtactggggattgaactcaaccaagacctcgtgcatgctaagcatgccctctacccctgagctctaacCTCTCCCTGAAAGTGATTCTT
This region includes:
- the METTL6 gene encoding tRNA N(3)-methylcytidine methyltransferase METTL6 isoform X1; its protein translation is MSSLQRKGLQARSLSSEEEEKLKRDQVLVSDFKQQKLEKEAQRNWDLFYKRNSTNFFKDRHWTTREFEELRSCREYEDQKLIMLEAGCGVGNCLFPLLEEDRNIFAYACDFSPRAVEYVKQNPLYDTDRCKVFQCDLTRDDLLEHVPPESVDVVMLIFVLSAVHPDKMHLVLQNIYKVLKPGKSVLFRDYGLYDHAMLRFKAGSKLAENFYVRQDGTRSYFFTDDFLAQLFLDTGYEAEVNEYVFRETVNKKEGLRVPRVFLQSKFRKAPKSPVPGDPGLGRES